The Sorghum bicolor cultivar BTx623 chromosome 6, Sorghum_bicolor_NCBIv3, whole genome shotgun sequence genome contains the following window.
GCCAAATTCACAACACAACTGTTGTCCATAGGCTAGCCCGAACGATCGACTAGACTATGACTGGTTAGCGGCCAGAATCCTTCAAATAAACATAGACAATGGATCAGAAATCGTGACTTACCGGCATGGGGAGATCAACTGGTTCCTGCAGGCGCTGGTGTGGGCTTCGGCGTGCTGCGGCCGTCGCTGATGAGGAGCAGGGGGATCCTTCGGTGTGGTGGCGTTCAGTGGACAAGGCACGGCAACAGGCGCGGCTCCTCGCAACGGGTGTTTGAGCAAGGGTAGGACGAGGTGCCGGGCAGGCGCGAGGGTGTGGTGGCGCTGGCTATTGCAGGAAGGCATGGCGCCATGGCGCCCATCGTGAGCAGATCCAAGTGCCGTCCGGGAGGGGAAGCAGCCGGGGAGAGGAAGAACCGGGCTGCGCCAGTCACTTCCAAGTTCTGATGGAACCACGCAGTGTCGTCCTCCTTACTGCTGGCGGGAGGACATGGATGGGGCTTGCGCGGTGAGGAGGATGTGGATGCGGCGCCGTCCTCCTTCTCGCTCAGCCACAGCGACGCTGGTGGCTATTGCACAATGGAGTTGCCGTCGTTCTTGCGCTACCGCCGCAATAAGGAGCTCCTGTTGCCGTGGATGGATGTGAACGCCTTCACGATGCGGCCGCCTCTCTTCCCTCCTCGTCCACGGATCGTATGCGTGatttagtttgagaaaaattttagatttcgctactgtagtactttcgtttgtttgtggtaaatattatccaatcatagactaactaggatcaaaagattcgtctcgcgatgcgtaattagtttttattttcgtctatatttaatgcttcatgcatgtgccgtaagattcgatgtgactgggaatcttgaaaatttttggaaactaaacaaggcctgagattGCGGTGATTTTGGGGAGTGGTAGGGGAACGTAGGGGAAGCGGTGGTCACGGGGCGAGCGACAGGGAATCGTAGGGGGAGGCAGACAGTGTTTCACATAGAGGGGAGACGGAAGCGACTCCAAAAAATATCGCACCATTTAATAGTTTTACTTTTAATCTTTTTTAGTTGTATGAGATACAGTGAAAGTCTAGAGTACAGTATACACATGTaaactcttccttcttgcaaaGTTGCAAGTTCCAGCAAGTGTTTTTCAGCAGTGTTTAGAGAACAGTCTAGTCTATTCGCTTGAGTTTATCTGTCGAACGTATCAACTAtttaacagtatttttctcttataataaatcagcaaataaTACTCTCAATCATACATTTTCATCCAAGCGAATAGGCTTGCATGTAGGGCAAGGCACTGATGGCTCAACCTCCTTTAAGACTCGTTCGGTTAGATCTAAGAATTATTCCAGATCTACTTCCTTATTCAAATTAAGctaccagggccttgtttagttccaaaatattttgcaaaattgacactgtagctttttcgtttgtatttaacaaatattatccaatcatagactaactaggttcaaaagattcgtctcgtcaatttcgaccaaactgtgcaattagtttttatttttatctatattcaatacttcatgcatgtgtttaaagattcgatgtgacgggaaatctgaaaaattttgtaaaattttttgggaactaaacaaggcccaggtccAGCTGGATTTTTCCAAGGAGCCATTCCCTGATAACCGAGCGGGACCTTAGCTGTGTCACGCACATAAGGATCCACGCCAGCAATTTTTAATGCCTTGATGAGATGATTGTGATATACAATATAATCTCTTATTCTCTCCGTCCATGTTACTGTCACAGCATGGGAGGTTGGGTTATACTGACATTCAACTTGCACTAACGACGGCTTTATTCTAGAAGGGGACTGATAGCTACCACAATGTCGAACAAGTTCTCCACAGCACTGCTAGGGAGTTTTGTATTTTGTTGGCTGATTTAGGAATCACGACAAAAGTAAAAAAGGAAGCAAAGGATAGGGAAAAGGCAATGACAATATGTATTAAACATTGTAATTTTCACATGACAATTTTATAtaaaactatttgccattttttATAACCTTTGTTAAATTTTTTCGAGATAGTGTCCGTTGACACATGTTTGATTGAGCCTTGTCAAATTAATGGCCATCTAGAGCAGCTGCAGACATCGTCGGAGTTACTCTAACCACAGCAACATACACTGTTTGGCCAAGTGCCTCTGACAGTCTGACACTTGACAAAGTCCAAATACACACGACGGAGTATCTGACAAAGGTTTTTTTTCAGCAAAGATTAAAACAAAAAACAACCCAAAAaaatagaattttttttttccagGGAGGTCTTCACCGGCCAGCGCCTGCCCATGACTACCATGGGATTTGAACCGTTACCTTGAAGGTGGTTTTTTTGCCTTTATTAGATTCGCTTTGAGAAATGCGCAAACATACACCTTAAAGTAGTTTCACATTGAGATATGTGTTTGCATACTTCTTAAAACGAATCCAATATATGCGAAAGTGAGGGCACATACTCTCAAACGCAAaatcacctctctctctctctggcttGTTGCTCAATATAGTAAGTCGCAGCGGACGTCATGCATGACGCACTGCCGCAAGGCATGAACAGAGCCGAAGAAGGGCATATAGAGGTCGTGCGCGCGTGCGCGGCAGCACAACAGTAGACAACTAGACAAGACTGCACGGCGGCGGCCCATTCATTTATGGCTTGTTCAGttaccaaaattttttaaaattctttatcacatcgaatatacacgaagtattaaatatagataaaaataaaatctaattgtatagtttgtatataatttacgagacgaatcttttaaacctggtTATTTTATGATCGAAtaaaatttgtcaaatacaaacgaaaatgctacggtaatcaaaaccaaattttttggtaaactgaacaaggccttattacgCGGGCAACCAGCTTGAGCCATATGGAGCGATTGCGGTCACTGTTGTGGTGAAGCCCTGAGGAAACTGTACAAGTATTCATACCAGAGGCAGAGCCCTGTAGGCTGTAGCCCACAGGACATTCAGCCGTGCTCAAGCCCAGCATCCAATGCCAATGGAGTCGGTTGTCGTCGTGGCGGTGCCGTTCCCGGCGCAGGGCCACCTGAACGCACTGCTGCACCTGTCGCTGCAGCTCGCGGCGCGCGGGTTGCCCGTGCACTACGCGGCGCCCGTGGAGCACGTCCGCCAGGCCCGGTCGCGCGTCCACGGCTGGGGCGACGGCACCCTCCGCCGCGTCCACTTCCACGAGCTCCCCATCTCCGCGTACGCCTCCCCGCCTCCAGACCCCGCCGCCGAATCGGCCTTCCCCTCCCACCTCGTGCCCCTGTGGGAGGCCTTCGTCGCCGACGCGCCCGCCGCGCTCGCGGCGCTCCTCAGCGGGGTCTCCGCCTCCTGCCACCGCGTCGTCGTCCTGTACGACGTCGCCAACGGGTTCGCCGCTGAAGAGGCCGCGCGGCTGCCCAACGGCGAGGGGTACGGGCTGGTATGCACCGCGGTGTCGTGCATGGTCGGGTCGACGGACGCCGGCAGCCGCTACGTCCGCGACCGCGGGCTCCACTTCATCCCCGTCAACTCCTTTGTGACGGACGAGTTTCTGACTTCCGTTGGCAAGCGCGCGAGATGGGAGCAGTCCGTACCGTGCAGCGTTGGCATCCTCGCCAACACGTGCCGCGCTCTCGAGGGCGACTTCATCGATGTTTTCGCACAGCAGCTCGCCGACGCCGGCAAGAAACTCTTTGCCGTCGGCCCATTGAACCCACTGCTGCACGACGCGAAGAGCGCGCCACAGCAGGCGGGAAGCAAGGAGCGGCACGAGTGCCTAGACTGGCTCGACAAGCAGCCGCCGGCATCGGTGCTCTACGTGTCGTTCGGCTCCATGTCGTCGCTGCGAGACGAGCAAGTCGAGGAGCTCGCCGCGGCGCTACGCGACAGCAAGCAGAGGTTCATCTGGGTGCTGCGCGACGCCGACCGGGCCAACATATTCGCGGACCACGGCGAGAGCCGGCACGCCAAGTTCCTGCCCGAGTTCGCTGGGCACACCCAAGACAGGGGCATGGTGATCACCGGGTGGGCGCCGCAGCTGGAGATCCTGGCGCACGGCGCCACGGCGTCGTTCCTGAGCCACTGCGGCTGGAACTCGATCATGGAGAGCATGGGACACGGGAAGCCCATCCTCGCATGGCCCATGCACTCGGACCAGCCATGGGACGCTGAGCTGGTGTGCAAGCACCTCAAGGTGGGCATCCTAGTCCGCCCGATGGAGAAGCAAAGGGAGGTGATTTCGGCAGCGGCCATACAGGAGGCCATCGAGAAGATGATGGTCTCTGATGAAGGACACAAGATCCAGCAGCGTGCAATGGTGCTGGGCGAGGCTATCCGTGCGTCGTCAGCAGAAGTAAGCGGTGGGTCAGACTCAGAGAGCAAGGATCTTGACAAGTTCATTGCTCACATCTCAAGGTGATTTAATTGGGGATGCCGGGTTGGCTTGGATAATGTCAACATATTtcagtagattttttttttccaatttcAATGCGAACACATGCGATTCGATTGTTTTCGATGATAACCGGAGCATCAACTTTAGAGACGGAAACCATTTTATTGCCCACATTCGTTTTATGCATTTATCGGAGTGAGGAAAGACATCAATTTGCTCGACCCTGGTTATAACACGCATGGGCCAGTTCACAAGCAATGCTGGCCTTCAATCAAGTCTGATTTCTGTAACCTTTGTGAAGCCTTCTATCAAGCATTTGCCTTCAGAGCATCAACTCATCCTTCACCAATCTCATTCCCGAAGTGGGCCCATCATCTGTCTTAGGCTTCAGGCCTATTTCTCTCCTCAATTCATGCATGAAAACTGATCACTAAGATTctctccaactttgatcaaatttatacaaaaataccaATATCAAATTAGTTTCATTAAATTTATCAGGAAAAGGTATCCTAactattgagttgcatgcactaATCAGTTCAACCTAAAAGCTTAAGTTGATGAAGAGAGGTGgacaattcacttatattccaacactcCCCCTCACGTGGAGGCTCTCTTAGGCCTCAGACATGGAATAAGAGCGAGcaacaattattttatttaattgcgCTAACCAGGATTCGTCGAACTCAAGACCTCTGACTTTGATAccatattgagttgcatgcaccaaccagttcaatccaaaagcttaagctgatgaAGAGAAGTGGGCAATTATATTCCAACACTAATAGTGATTTATTTGGTAATAGTTCAACCCAAGAGCTTAAGCTGAAACCCTAAACCAACCATACTATGACCTTCCGTTCATTATTCCAAATTCAATGATTGGTCATAAATTATGAGTTAGtaatcacttttttttttgaacatgtGAGTTAGTAGTCACTTAATTGGAAGGCTTAGAAGTTTTCTGTTCTGTTGTAACCAACTAGCTCTGGTGAAAATGGAAGCGAGTGGTGGCTAATTGTCTCGGGCTTATATGGCCATTCCCGATTGGTATGCATATACATATACTCATTGTACACTGGTTTTGCCGTTTCTACCTGGTATTAATGTAAAATACTACGATTTCTGCAGATACTGGGCCTACGTTTGAGGGAGGGACCTGCTCCAACATCATAAATAAGGAGACTAATGGTGTCTATTCAaccaaagccttgtttagttgtagaaagattttagattttgacactgtaagactttcgtttgtatttgacaactaTTGTCTAACTactattgtctaactatagactaattaggctcaaagattcgtctcgtaaattacacacaaactgtacaattagtttttattttcgtctatagttagtacttcatgcatactccctccgtcccaaaaagaatgtcgttttaggtttttgtgccacaagtttgactcgatttgtagaaaatatatgcaatatttatatctctaaataaatttgttaaaaaactagacttaaagatctttccaatgatactaattatgtactataaatactaatattttttactatatatttagttaaagttatttctcgggaagcgaaaacgacacttattttgggacggagggagtatgccacaaaatttgatgtgacggggaatcttgaaatttttttgaatttcgaggtgaactaaacaaggcccaagacaAACCGTTCCAAGGCCTTTCACGATTGGAGCATTTAATGCGGAAAAAATAAAAGAGACTGATAAATATAAGGGCACGTACAACGAGTGTTTTCGAGCCGTCTTTATACCATCATTTTTGTAAAAACACCCCTGGTTGACACAAGAGACAGCCGGGCCGTCGTCTCGGGAGACGACAGCAGCGGCTCGTGCTCCCAGGTGCTGTGGCCCTTCGAAGTAGCGTTGTATGGAGTGTCGTCTCCAGGCGGCGAGGTGAGGGATCCAGGTGTGGCACGCAGTTCATCTGGTGTTCAATGGAACATGGGAGAGGCCCTCATGGCAGCTGTGCCCTGACGCTGACGGCACCACTGCTGCAGCAGTCATGGCCTCAAAGAGGCAGTGGACGGAAGGCTCGCTTCTCAGCTGCTCACTAGGTGTTCGATTGAATGTCCCACCAAAGTATTTGCATACGTTCAAAAGATATTCTGGCATTTCGTTCAGAAATCACATAGGCAACAATCGGATGCTAATAAATATACTTGTATTTTACACTTATTAATATATCATATTAAATTGATGGTTCTAAAGAAATAATATATTTGTGTCCATCTTATTTATCCGTGATATCGTTTGTGTTAAAGAAGCAACAAAATATCACACAGAGATCTTATTCATGCTTGATCATAGATGCATGTATGTATTTAATGTGTGTAGATAGTCAAATAAATGATTAGCTGTCTGTGGATTGTACAAGCTGTCTATTTAACTGTCTGTATATAACTTACAGACAGCAAGCCGTCTATGGGTTGTACATGCCCTAAGTGAACCTGATTTCAGTACCATCTAGTCCAGTGTCCCTTCAAGTTCCCGTTGGTGATGGATTCCATAAATTTTTTCTTTGCAGCATCACCACATATAACAAATAAGCTATATCGGCGAACACAGAAATCATTTATCCCTTGTTAACAAGGAGGCATAGGCACTTGGTGCTATATTGGCAATTCTTGGACTTGTTGGAGATATTTCCCTGTCATGATTGCTGTGAAGAGGTGGATGGCATTCATTGGGAGCAGAGAATTCATCGCCGTTCGGAAGGAGGTTGGGAAGCTTGAAGAGTGGATTTATGTCCTCACCGCTGAAGCAGGCAGAAAGGGAAGCTGCTGGGCGGTGTTGGGGAGACCGGATCAGAAGAAGAGAAGACTTCCTCCTATGCCTGGGCCAAACAAAGCTGGGTTTGGTGTGGTGATTCTTGATGGAAAGCTTTTTGTCATGGCTGGCTATGCTACTAACCATAGGAAAAAAATGTTTCTGATGAGGTTTACTACTATCATGCCTGTCTGAACAGGtttgattttctttttttactttTACCAAAGGATATTGTTATTCTTTTTTTAATCGAATACTAATCCATTGCTGCACAAACTCCGGGCGGACTGCACTTGCCAAGATGAATGTTGCGTGGCGCGACTTTTCCTGCGCATAGGTCAAGGGTGTGATATATGTAGCTGGTGGATTTGGAATTCCTTGTTGGTGTAAATATTGTATTGTAGAAGGACTTATATGTAAAAGTAAGAAGAAGAAATAGATATCCTCTGGTCTGGAAGCTACCAGACAGTGAACTTTCCCCAAATCGAACATGGTATACAGAGCAAGGTTTTAGGGTTACCGGTGATGGTGATGGCGACTGCAAGATCCTGCTGCGGTGTGGAGGAGTGACACGCGGGCGGAGTAGAGGTGTGGCTTCGCGGGCACAGTGGAGTCGCGTGCTTCGCGGGCGCAGCAGAGTCGCGTGGACTCGCGCACGCGCGTGGACCTGTGGCTGTGCGGTGCGGCTCCCGGCGGTGCGGCTCCCGGCGCGGGCGCGTGACGCAGCTGCCGACGGCGCGGCGCAACGGTGCGGGACCTGCGGCCGAGGTGCGGTACGACTGCGGTTTCAGCGCGCGGTGAGCCAGCGTCGTCGAGGCTCGTCGCGCGGAGTTGAGGcagggcggcgctgcgcggccccCCCTGTGGGCTTGGACTAGGCTCGTCGCGTGGAGTTGGAGGCAGGGCGGCGCTGGTCTGCTCGTCGCGTGGAAGCAGAGAAGGTGGTGTGCTGCGTGTTGGTGCCTGGTGGACTGCGGGTGTTGCTGTGTGACTAGGAGCAGATTCAGTTTTGCTTCTATTGCAATTGAAGGCTGGGGTTGCTGTGCACTCTGAAAGGGGAGTTGTTGCTTCTTGATTGTGTTGAAGACTGATCTGAGGAGGAAGATGGATCCAGAGGAGGAAGCAAAGAGGATGGCTGCTGAGGATGCAGAGAAGACAAAGAATGGTGGCAGTAACAGTGATGATGATTCACCAATTACCAAAGGCGAATTGAGGAATGAGATGAAGTCCATGATTCAAGGGCTTTTGGAGATGGATCTGATTGGTCCTAGGGAGGTGCGTGAGCTTAAATTGGAACTCATTCCAAATGATGTGAAGCTGGAAGGAAGTAAGAATTATTTGAGTTGGTCTAGAAGAGTGCAAGTGATACTAGGAGGAAAGGGGGTAGAACACTATCTAAGAGAGGATTGTGTTGAGCCGGCTAACAAGCTTAGCCCCGAGTGGAGAGTCTGGCACACGACAAACTCTACCATAGTAGCGTGGTTATTGGCATCCATGTCACCGTCTGTGAGTAAAGTAGTGGAAGCTATGCATACCGCAGCACAAATTTGGAAAACTTTGAGTATCAGGTACTCCAAGCAGGGAAatgtgatggtgatgatggaaATTCAGAATAAGGCTGATGAAGTGAAACAAGCAGGGCGGACAGTGGAGCAATATGCTTGTGAGTTGCAGCAGTTGTGGGGAGAGCTGGATCACTATGCTCCACTTCATATGAGGGATCCACAGGATGCCCATGATGTTCAGAAGTGGATTGAGGATAGAAGGGTGACTCatttcttgaagaacttggatccACAGTTTGAGAGTAGAAGAGCTGCTTTCTGTCACCAGGATAGTTTGCCTACCATAGAGGAGGCTGTGGCAGCCATGATCGCTGAGGAGAGTAGGCTTCGAATGATGGGTGGTGACAATCCTGTGAAATCAGCCTATACCACTGTGACAGAGAGGTTGTGTTACAACTGTGGAGAGAAGGGACACATGAGTTACAATTGTCCCCTTCCAAAAAACTATGGTGGTAGGACTGGAACTCGTGGTGGTCGTGGTGGTGCTCGTGGTGATCTAGGAGGCCGTGGTGGACGTGGTGGAGGACGTGCTGGAGGACGTGGCAGGGGCCGTGGTGTCCCTCAGGCCAATGCGGTCATGGAGAGTTCTATCTCAGATAGTAGTCCTCAGTTTAATACTGGGATTGAGTCCCTCACCTTAACTGGAGAACAGGTCAAGCAGTGGGAACAATGGCAGAAGTCTAAAGCATGTGAAGCTTCTAGTTCCACTCCAGTGGGTTCTGTGAGGGCCACCACCAGTCACTTTGGTAACTTTGCCAACTATGCCCATATGGGCAAAGGTACTCAGGCACAGGCACTTGCATCCACATGTAGGCATAACATAGAGTGGGTTGTTGACTCAGGAGCTTCCAAGCATGTCACAGGCATATTTAGTCCTTTTAGAACATACACTCCACATTCTTACACTGAAACCATACAAACTGCTGATGGTACCTCTCAACCCATCCATGGTGTAGGATCTATAGAATGCACTCCATCTCTTCATCTATCTTCTGTTTTGCATGTTCCTTCCTTCCCGGTCAATCTCCTCTCAGTTAGTGCACTTGTTGATCAGTTTAAGTGCATTGTTATATTTGATGAAAATTCTTGTGTTTTTCAGGAGAAGAGGACGGGGAGAGTGATTGGGACTGGAGTCAGGCGTAATGGGTTGTGGTTCATCAACCAGGAGCAGTCAGCACTGGCAGTAGCTGCTGGAACACAAGAGAGAGAGATCTACTTGCTTCATCGCCGGTTAGGACATGTACGTTTTGGAAGTTTGAATAAATTATATCCTGAAGTTTTTAGAGATGTGGACATAAAGAAACTTGTGTGTGATGCTTGTGAACTTGGTAAGCATACAAGGGCAAATTATCCTAGTATTGGCCTCCGGAGTTGTGAACCTTTTATATTAGTACACTCGGATGTTTGGGGTCCCTGCTCAGTTACATCTGTGAGTGGATTTAAGTGGTTTGTCACCTTTATTGATTGCTATACACGTATGACATGGGTTTACATGCTTAGAGGTAAACATGAGGTCCTTCGGTGTTTCCAGGACTTTCATAAGTTAGTTGAAAATCAATTTAATGCTAGAATTCGGATTATCCGAACTGATAATGGAAAGGAATATGTGAACAATGTTTTTGGGGCGTATCTTTCAGAGCATGGGATTATACATCAGACCACTTGTCCTGACACTCCATCGCAAAATGGTGTAGCTGAGAGAAAGAATCGACACTTGTTAGAGGTGGcaaggtcaatgatgtttcagatGAATGTTCCCAAATATCTCTGGAGTGAGGCGGTGCTAACAGCAGCATATCTGATCAATTGTATGTCATCTAGGATTCTTGGTATGGCATCACCTGCGGAGCTATTGCTGGGGCAACAGGAATTTAAAGTACCCCCAAGGTATTTGGTTGTGTTTGTTTTGTCAGGGATCATAGGCCGTCAGTTGGAAAGTTGGATCCTCAAGCGGTGAAATGTATTTTTGTTGGATACTCTTCTACACAAAAGGGTTACAAGTGTTGGGACCCTGTTGGAAAGAAATTGTTTGTGAGTATGGATGTGACATTCAGGGAGTCTGAACCATACTATACAAAACCATGTGATCTCGATCCGTTCTTGGAGGAATTCTCTCCAGTCACTGAGGGTGACAGTAGAGAGGGGGAGAATAGAGGAGCTGCTACTCAAAAGGAAGTGATTGTCGGTACTATCCCGTGTCGAATGGATATGCTTAAAGTTCGCCAGGATGATGGTGTGGATCTgagggatgatgatgatgaaggtgaagaggTAATTGGTGATGAGAATCGCCAGGATGATGGTGTGGATGTgagggatgatgatgatgaaggtgaagaggTAATTGGTGATGAGAATGAGGGGGAGGTAGTTGGCCCTAGGAATGAGAAGACAGTTGATGTACAAAATGAAGAAGTGATTGCCAAGGAGCCAATAGTGTACTACAGGAAACGATTTAGGAGTCAGGGGGAAAAAATAAATGCACCACAACCACAACAAGTTGCTACACCAGTCCCAAATCTCTCCTCGGACCTCTCTCCACCAAGCGGTAATGTCCCTTCTAACCTTGAACATGTAGAGTTACCACTTGCACAACGTAGAGATCCTAGGTCTAATTTTGATAAACCCCCTATTCGCTATGGTTTTGAGCATCCTAGTACAGATCATGACATTGCCAACTTTCTCTCATACTCTTGCCTTTCACCTTCATATAGAGCATTTGTTGCATCTTTACAAACAGTGCCTATTCCAAGGGACTGGAGGTGTGCAAAACAGGATCCTAACTGGAATGCAGCGATGAGAGAAGAGATGCAGGCTCTTCAGAAGAATAAGACATGGGAATTGGTCCCACTTCCAAAAGGAAAAAGAGCTGTGGGGTGTAAGTGGGTCTTCACTGTAAAACAAAACCCAAAAGGAGAGGTGGACAGGTACAAGGCAAGACTAGTGGCAAAAGGGTATAGTCAAACATATGGTATTGATTATGATGAGACCTTCGCTCCAGTGGCAAAGATGGGGACTGTTAGGACCCTAATCTCGTGTGCAGTTAACTTTGGTTGGCCCCtacatcaaatggatgtgaagaatgCATTTCTCCATGGTGACTTACGGGAGGAAGTCTATATGGAAATTCCACCAGGATTTGCTAATAGTCAAACTGTCGGTAAAGTGTGTAAACTAAAGAAGTCACTCTATGGACTGAAGCAATCACCTAGGGCATGGTTTGACAGGTTCAGGAGGGCAGTCTGTGGCATGGGCTACATTCAGTGCAATGGTGATCATATGGTCTTCTACAAGCATAGAGCAACCTTTATCACCATTATGGCAGTGTATGTGGATGATATTGTGATTACAGGAGATGATGTGGAGGAAATAAAATGTTTGAAGGAGAATCTGGGAAGGGCCTTTGAGGTAAAGGATCTTGGACCACTGAGGTACTTCCTTGGGATTGAGATTGCTAGGTCACCTAAGGGGATAGTTCTCTCTCAAAGGAAATATGTCCTTGATCTGTTGACTGAAACAGGCATGCTTGGATGTCGGCCATGTAGTACTCCTATTGATAAAAATCATCAAATCAATGCCCAATGTGGAGATCCTATGAACAAAGAAACATATCAAAGGTTGGTGGGAAGACTGATATACCTGTGTCACACAAGA
Protein-coding sequences here:
- the LOC8070938 gene encoding cis-zeatin O-glucosyltransferase 2 isoform X3; protein product: MPMESVVVVAVPFPAQGHLNALLHLSLQLAARGLPVHYAAPVEHVRQARSRVHGWGDGTLRRVHFHELPISAYASPPPDPAAESAFPSHLVPLWEAFVADAPAALAALLSGVSASCHRVVVLYDVANGFAAEEAARLPNGEGYGLVCTAVSCMVGSTDAGSRYVRDRGLHFIPVNSFVTDEFLTSVGKRARWEQSVPCSVGILANTCRALEGDFIDVFAQQLADAGKKLFAVGPLNPLLHDAKSAPQQAGSKERHECLDWLDKQPPASVLYVSFGSMSSLRDEQVEELAAALRDSKQRFIWVLRDADRANIFADHGESRHAKFLPEFAGHTQDRGMVITGWAPQLEILAHGATASFLSHCGWNSIMESMGHGKPILAWPMHSDQPWDAELVCKHLKVGILVRPMEKQREVISAAAIQEAIEKMMVSDEGHKIQQRAMVLGEAIRASSAEVSGGSDSESKDLDKFIAHISR
- the LOC8070938 gene encoding cis-zeatin O-glucosyltransferase 2 isoform X1, whose amino-acid sequence is MPMESVVVVAVPFPAQGHLNALLHLSLQLAARGLPVHYAAPVEHVRQARSRVHGWGDGTLRRVHFHELPISAYASPPPDPAAESAFPSHLVPLWEAFVADAPAALAALLSGVSASCHRVVVLYDVANGFAAEEAARLPNGEGYGLVCTAVSCMVGSTDAGSRYVRDRGLHFIPVNSFVTDEFLTSVGKRARWEQSVPCSVGILANTCRALEGDFIDVFAQQLADAGKKLFAVGPLNPLLHDAKSAPQQAGSKERHECLDWLDKQPPASVLYVSFGSMSSLRDEQVEELAAALRDSKQRFIWVLRDADRANIFADHGESRHAKFLPEFAGHTQDRGMVITGWAPQLEILAHGATASFLSHCGWNSIMESMGHGKPILAWPMHSDQPWDAELVCKHLKVGILVRPMEKQREVISAAAIQEAIEKMMVSDEGHKIQQRAMVLGEAIRASSAEVSGGSDSESKDLDKFIAHISSSGENGSEWWLIVSGLYGHSRLILGLRLREGPAPTS
- the LOC8070938 gene encoding cis-zeatin O-glucosyltransferase 2 isoform X2, with protein sequence MPMESVVVVAVPFPAQGHLNALLHLSLQLAARGLPVHYAAPVEHVRQARSRVHGWGDGTLRRVHFHELPISAYASPPPDPAAESAFPSHLVPLWEAFVADAPAALAALLSGVSASCHRVVVLYDVANGFAAEEAARLPNGEGYGLVCTAVSCMVGSTDAGSRYVRDRGLHFIPVNSFVTDEFLTSVGKRARWEQSVPCSVGILANTCRALEGDFIDVFAQQLADAGKKLFAVGPLNPLLHDAKSAPQQAGSKERHECLDWLDKQPPASVLYVSFGSMSSLRDEQVEELAAALRDSKQRFIWVLRDADRANIFADHGESRHAKFLPEFAGHTQDRGMVITGWAPQLEILAHGATASFLSHCGWNSIMESMGHGKPILAWPMHSDQPWDAELVCKHLKVGILVRPMEKQREVISAAAIQEAIEKMMVSDEGHKIQQRAMVLGEAIRASSAEVSGGSDSESKDLDKFIAHISRYWAYV